Part of the Leptolyngbya sp. BL0902 genome, GGCCTGCACCCGCCCCCGAAACTCCGCCCCCACCCAGTTCACCTCTTGGTTAAACCGTGCCCCCGCCAGGTAAACCTCCTGATCGAACACAGCCCCCTGGGCCAAAACCCTCCCCAGCAGGTAGGTTTCTCCGGCGGTAAAGCGCCCCTCAAAGCGAGTTTGAATGGCCAGGAGCGGCCCCCGGAAGAGGTAGATGTCCTGGGTTGTTCTATCTGCCTGAATCAGCAGTGATTGAGACAGGCGGCTGAGTTGAGATAGCCGCTGCCGATCTCGCTTCAGTTGCGACAGCCCCTCCGGGCTCAGCAGAGGCGCTAGGGTGTCGCCGTAGAGGGGTTCCCGCTGGCCTAGCTTTTGCAGGTCAAACTCCCCCTGCACCGTGGCGTAGCTGAGGTCGAGCATGGGGGGCGTGGCAGGTCGCTGGAGGGCATGGCTGAGCAGGCGATAGAAGCTGGTGGTAAAGGCGGGGTCGGTTTTGAGGTCGATGGTAAAAGAGCGGAGGTCAATCACGGTACGCCCCTCCCGCTGGAGAGGAGTGGCCACCCGCTGCCGCAGCACCTCCAGGGTCAGCGCTGGGTGAGCCGGAGGAGCAGCCCATGCCGTCGGCACCAAAACAAGGTTCGCCATCACCAGCATCGCCACAACCCAGGACAACCACCGCAGCGACCGCAGCGACCGTTGGACTGTCCAAGTCCAACGCCGTGATAGCGCTCCTAACCCTGGCGGATCGGGGGCAAACCCTAGGTAAATCAAGCAGACAAAGGCAAAACCTGGAAACAACACAAAAACAGGGCGAGGGGTTGGCGTAGGGTCAGCAGAAGTGAACTCAGCGGGGGTCAACTGCGAAACAGGCGGCTATAGAGGGTTTCGTGCTGCATACTGGCCAGGGATGCCCCCCACCCCCCCAGGGCGAGGTCGTCGGGATCGATAGCCGCGCATTGGAGGGCCGTGGTCTGAATGGGCACATTAAGCTCGATCAGCATTCGCTGGCCTTGGGTTTGGCCCAGGGGCACCAGCTTCACCGCCGCCGTAACCAAGTTGGTTGCCCAACTCTGGAGATAGCCCAACACCGCCGCCGAGGCCGGAATCTCCCAGTGCGATGCCAATACCGCAAAGCTAACCACAAAATTACAGGGCTGGCCAATGGTTGCCAGGGCAGGGCTCAGTTCGGGGTGCAAATCCTGCGTCAGACGAGCCAGGGCGCGTCCGGTGGCCCAGCTCTGGTTCCGGCTTTCCTCGCTGTCTCGCAGGGCCGACAGCCAGCGGTTATCAGCGGCGACCTGGGGCCAGTCTTCTGCCCGAACAGCGCTGTAGAGGCGGTAAAGATAGGTGGCCTCCACCCGCACCAGCCCCAGGGCCAACTCCTGCTCTAGCCACTGCCCCAGGGCATCGGGGCAGGTCATGCCCTGGTTAATCAGGGTTTCCAGCCCTTCAGAGTAGCTGTAGGCCCCTACGGGCAGGGCTGGGCTGGCCAGTTGCAGCAACCGCAGCAGGGCAGGGCTGGTTTCCATGGCTAGGGCAGGAGGCGGTGTAGAAGACGGGGCAAGCATGGGCAGAGGCGAGGGGTGGAATGCTGGGAGGGCGAGGGCAACGGCGGCTAATTGTCGTGGTGGTGGGAGCCGTGGTTGTGGGAGCTATGGGTATGCGGGTGGTGGGTGGGTGGGCTGTGGGCGTGGGAGCTCTGGTAGGCTCCAGCCTCCGGCTCGAAGGGCAGCGTCAGGGTTTGTACCGTCAGATCCCCCAGTTGGTTCAGCATCGCTTCCAGCACCGAATCTGGCTCTAGCCGCAGGCTATGGGGGGTAATTTCTAGGGGCACATGGCGATTGCCCAGGTGATAAGCCGCCCGCATCAGCGACCAGGCGGAGGCCGCCGTTACTTGCAGCACAGGCTCAGCCTTGGCCACCACCCGCACCCGTTGGCCCTCGGCAGTGGACAGGAGGCTGTTGCCCCGCACCACGCTGCCCCTGGGTAACTGAAGCTGCACTGGGGTGCCATCGGTGGCCACAAAGCGATGGCGAGATCGGGTGCGTTCCTCAGCGGTGAGGGCCAGTTCCGCCACCACCACCGCCGCTGGATCCGCCGACAAAATTTGGGTTACGGTCAACACAGGTTGCGTCTGCACAGGGCGATTTCAGTCTTGGTTTAGACTTCTTTGTTTTACCACGGGGGCCGCTGTCCTCAGTACCTAACCTCCATCCTGCGATATCTGCCCATCGCCCCCAGCCCCCTAGGTCAGGATGGCGATAAGGTGGAAGGGAGATGTGTTTTGGTATAACCCTCTGCCCATGCTGCCCAAGGATGACCTGCTGAAGTCCGTTGAAAACCGCGATTGTCTAGCCCGTCTGCTCGATCAGGCGGAACAGGCGATCAAAACCTGGGACATTGTGGTGACAGATTTTCTCTCGCCACCAGAGCGGGTGGAGGCCGAATCGCTATTTCAGCGGCTCACCGATGTGCATCTTTTAGGCTGGGGCGGCTATCCCCAGGCCGAACGCCAACGCCTCGCCATCGCCCGCAGCGACTTGCCCCTAGACGCCAGCCACATTCCCCTCGCCCTCGTGAGCTTGGCCGGAAACTTTATGTTTGACCCCGCCACCCATCGAGACTTTTTGGGATCGCTGCTGGGCACCGGGCTGGTGCGCGATAAGGTGGGCGACATTATCGTGCTGGGGGAGCGGGGAGCCCAAGCTATTGTGGTGCCAGAACTGGTAGACTTCCTCACCCTGCACCTCACCCAGGTGCGGTCTGTTCCGGTCAAAACCCAGATGATCGCCTGGGATGATCTGAAGGTGCGCCCCCCCCAAACCAAGGATCTGACCACCGTCGAAGCCTCCCTGCGGCTAGATGCGGTGGCCTCAGCAGGGTTTGGTATGTCGCGCAGCAAAATGGCTGACCTTATCTCTGGCGGAGATGTGCGGGTCAACTGGAAAACCATCACCCAGCCCAGCCACACCCTTGCCTCCGGTGACTTGGTTGCCATTCGCGGCAAGGGGCGGCTCTCCATTGGCGATGTGGCCGTCACCAAAAAAGAACGCTACCGCGTTAACCTCACCCGTTACATCTAGGCAGACCATTGGGAGTTGGGAGATATGGACGCCCCCACTGCCAATGGGGCGAGAGACGGAATTGTTAACACTCCCCACGCTAAAGCGGCAGGGATTCTTAGCTCAGCAACCGAGCTTTACGGAGCAGGATTGCCCCACCCCCGTCAGAGACTCCATCTTCCCAAGCGGTAAGGGCCGTTAGGGCCTGCCAGTTCTTGTGCCAGTTGCGTGTGCCAGTTGATCCAGGTGACTGTGCGCAGCGGCGCTAAAGCGGTGGGCGAAACGAGATTCTTAGGCGTGGCTGAGGCCCCCAAAAGCCACCAAATCAATCTAAATCGCCCCATCTAAGACAAAGTCTCCGAGTAGAAATGGTGATGGCGTATCACCCACTACAGAAAGTGTCATGGACATCTGGATACCCCCTAGCGCCGGGGGATACAACAGTGACATAGCGAGAGACAAGGAATCGACACCCACCTCACCGCTATACCTGCCCCCACCGAATGCTTCTGATTCAGGCCATGTCGGGCGGGTCGTCTACACACACAGTTTGCACTCGGAGAATCGCCATGAAAACTCGTTCTATCGCCGCTCTTGCCCTGGGTCTGACCGCTGCATCCATGGCTGCCCTGCCCCTCACCGCCCAAGCCCAAGAACGCCCCACCGACTTCAACTATGTGGGCGCTGGGGTTTCCATCGGTGAACTGGGCAACAGCGATTTTGGTCTGTCTGTTAACAGCAAAATCACCGTTGCCGACCAAGTTTCGGTGCGCCCTGGGGTGATGTCTAACCTCAACTTCAGCGAACCCAACGGCGAAACCGTCTTCCTCCTGCCCGTCACCTACGATTTCAACCCCATCACTAACAACGGTCGGCTGATGCCCTTTGTGGGGGCTGGGGTGTCGGTGTCTACCGAAGGGGCCGGGGCTGTTGGGCCGCTGGTCACGGGCGGGATGGACTACCGCATCACCGACCGGGTAGTGGCCAACGGCACCGTGAACTGGTCGATCTACGGCAACAGCCAAGTGAACGGCACCATCGGTCTGGGCTACACCTTCTAACCCCTCGCCCGCTGGGGGCTCAACCCCTAGCGGCTGAGGCCGCCCCATCTTGATGGTCTCTTGTTGGCATAAACTCAAAACCCCCCAGGCACTCAACCTCTGGGGGTTTTTTCTTGTCATCAGAACCGTCAGAGCAATCAGAACCGCCAGATTGTGGGTTGCCCTAGCCAATGCGCAGCAGTTCTACATCAAAAATTAGCGTGGCGTTGGGAGGAATAACGCCGCCTGCCCCACGGGAGCCATAGCCCAGTTCGGAGGGAATCACCAGCTTGCGCTGACCGCCTACCCGCATGGTGCCTACCCCTTCGTCCCAGCCTTTGATCACTTGGCCCACGCCGATTTGGAAGGTGAAGGGACGGCCCCGGTCGCGGGAACTATCAAACTTGGTGCCGTCTTCTAGGGTGCCCGTGTAGTGAACGGTAACGCGCTGGCCCGCCTGGGGCATAGCTCCGGTGCCTTCCACAATGTCAACGTACTGGAGGCCGGATTCGGTGGTAATTGGGGTTTCGTCGGTCATGGTTGCAGGGGTTTCTGAATCATCAAGGGTTAGGTCTGCCGCCGCCTGAGCAATTTGAACCGGGGCTTCGGTTGCGACGGGGGAGGTTTCTACCACCGGGGCCGACGTTAGGTTGGCCGCAACGGCATCTTTGGCCCCAGGGGAAATCTGCGCCACCAGCAACACGACACAGCAGGCCGCTAAAATTCCTAGGCTAATCAAAATCTCTCGCACAAGCTTACTCCCATGGCTAGCTCACTGCCACGATCATATAGCAAAGGCTTCCCCCCACTGGCTGAGTCTGGTCGATGGCAAAGGTGATGTTTTAGGATCCAGAGAGGGGCAACTCCCCTTACCTGTGGGAGAACGGTTGGGTGTATGGCCTATGGATAAGCCGCTAACCAAACCGATAGCCAAAGCCGCGTAGGGTGATGACATAGCGAGGGCGACTGGGATCGGGTTCAATTTTTTCGCGTAGCCAGCGAATGTGGACATCGACGGTTTTGCGATCTCCCATAAAATCTTCGCCCCATACGGCCTGGATGAGCTCTTCCCGCGACCACACCCGATTGGGCATTCGCATCAGCAGTTCCAGCAACCGAAACTCCTTCGGCGAGAGGGCTACCTCCTGCCCCGCCACCACTACCCGACACTGCTCTTGGTAGAGAACAATGTCTTGGCAGGTTAATACGGTGTTGCCTACCGCTGGTGTTGCCCACTGGGAACGCCGCAGCAGCGCCCGACAGCGAGCCACCAACTCCCGCATACCGAAGGGTTTGGGCAGATAATCGTCTGCGCCCACCTCTAAACCCACCACCCGATCTAGCTCCGAACTGCGGGCGCTGAGAATCAAAATTGGGGTGTCTAGGTGGTGGTGTCGCATCATCCGGCAGATGTCTAGCCCATTCACACCGGGCAGCATCAGGTCAATAATGGCTAAGTCTACCTGTAGGGCCGTCTGGCTAGGGGACGGGAAAATCAACTCCATAGCCTGCTGCCCCGATTCTGCCATCACCACCTGATAGCCTTCATCGGTCAGCGCTAGGGCAACGGTTTCGCGGATCAAGACTTCATCATCAATCACCAAAATCCGTTCCGCCTCCTGAGGGCGATGCACCGCTCCTACGGCTTCCTTTGCCACAGTTCACCCGTGCGCCTTGCAAATTACGACTGCTTCCCATCATCGGCGGTTGAGCTTAAGGCCAAGCCGAGAACAGATTAAGGTTGCGTAAATGTCGCAGACGGCAACCCAAGGCTACCTACCGGGGGCACAGTCCCTCAGTCCCTCCTCCACGGTGGCTAGGGATAGCGCATGGGGCCGGGGGAGATCGGGGGTAAGTTGGGGGTGGGCGGTGGCTGGCTAGGGGGCTGAGTCGGCAGTGAAATCGGTGGATAGTGGGGTGGCTGCGGTTGCGGAATGATGAGCGTGGGAATGGACAGGATGGGAGGCACCACGGGCAGCCCAGGATAGAGCCGCTGGAACGTGCGCTGGAGATCGCTAATACCGGGAAGTTCGGTGCTGAAGTCCTGAATCAGTGGCCCTTCCACGAACTGGATAAAGTCCTCCGAGGTGAGGCGGCTGATCATCGCCCTGTTGCCCTCGGCATTGATCAGCACCTGCTGCCCTGCCCCAATCACCAGCACGGTTTCAGGGGTAAAGTCTACTGTCTCCCACAGGGTTGCCTCGCTATCGTTGCTGGGGGGGCTAGGGATCTGACCCAGGTTGAGGGCGGGGGTGACGGGGGGCGGGATGGCAGGCCGATCAGAATCTAGGGATTGCTTGGTTCTGTCTGCTGACCAGACTACCCATAGGCTATCGGGGTAAACCTCTGTGGTGTCAGGTTCAAATTCGGCGGGATCGGACTCGGCAGGATTGGACTCAGTAGGATCGGACTCGGCGGGATCATAATCAGGGCGGTCTAGGTTGTCCTCGGCATCCTGGAGGAGATCCCTATTGCCCCGCTGTCCTACCCACACTTCGCCCTCAAATACCTTAATTAGGGTTTCTCTATCCTCGTTCACCTCCAGGGTATAGAGCGTGCCGCGCACCCCAGCCATGGTGGTGGTCGAGCAGCCATTGAGGGTGCCATTGACCAGCAGCATTCCTCGGCTGAGTTCGGCGCAGGGGCCTACCATCAGGCTAGAGTGATGGGCCAACCGGGCCACAGCTCCCGTATTAAACCGCAGCGACGTGCGAGCCAACTGGGTGCGGACTCGCTGCCGATTCTGGGCCACGCTATTAACGGTGGCCTGTCGATTTTGAATGAAGACCTGATCGCTATCCAGCACCTCCGTGATGGTGGCGTCAGAGACCGTTTGGCCCCAGGCGGCAAAACGGGGCAGCGCCAGAACTCCATGGCCCAAAAGGGCGCAACTGACCACCGCCAGCAGCCGTCGGCTAGCCGACCGCCTAGGCCGTGAGGTGGACGCTGTGACTGGCCTGATGCCAGCCCAGGGGCGAGGGGAGGACAGCATCGGGGACACCTATGGAAAGGCTATATCTCTATGATCCGCCTTGTTTTGGCAGAGTTCCATCGGTGGCACAAATCTTCATCCCCACCTTCAATGGCCCCTGCCGCCATCTCTAGGCAGAATCCGGGGATAGCGTCTAATCCGAATAATCCGAAAGCCGAATCACAAACTCCTTATAGATAGAATGGCTAAATTAAACTTAAATTTGGCTCCGGGTTTCGACTGCGCTCAACCCTCCTGCTGCTTGGCGTGAGAGCATTGAGCAAAATCGAAATGCGTTTTTTGGATTCTGGCGGTTAGCCTATGCCCTGGTTTGTCAAAATCGAGAAAGGTATTGTCGATAAGTCCACCTTCGACCAACAGGTTCCAGCCCATGGGGCCTACGTCAAAGATCTCATTGCCCAAGGCCACCAAGCCAAAACAGGCTACTGGGCCGAATACGGCGGCGGGATGCTGCTGTTTTGGGCGGCATCTAGGGCAGAGGCGGAGGGGATTGTGGCCGCCGATCCGTTGATTGTGCATGGCTGCGTTACCTACGAGCTGCATGAGTGGCGCATTGTGGTGGAATAACCCAAGCTAGGTAAGGTGCAGGGGGAACCTACCCCACGGGGGCGACGTCTGGGAGAGGCGGTGCCGTGGGACGGAAGACCAGCCGAGGTAGAGAGACAGGGGATTAACAGGTCAACTCATGGGGCAGGCGGTGATGGTGAAGGCAGGTTGGCGGGTGGTGATGACCCTAGCGACGGGGATGGCCTTGCTAGGAGCGGTGGCTTGTAGCCCCCTGGGCCTAGGGGAGAGCGCTACCCCCCCAGCGGAGGCTGACGTTGCCCCAGTATCGCGTGATCCCAACACCCTGCGGCTGCTCTACGGACGTTCCGTCGTCACCCTCAACCCCCACCTAGCCACGGGCTACCAAGATTTTGAGGCGGCTCGCCTGAGCTACGAACCCCTCGCTAGCCACAACCAAGCGGGCGAATTGATTCCCTTTTTGGCGGCGGAGATTCCCACCGAGGACAACGGAGGGCTATCTGAGGACGGCACTAGCGTGATCTGGACTCTGCGCCGGGATGTTACCTGGGCCGATGGCGAACCCTTCACCGCCGAGGATGTAGTGTTTACCTTTGATTTCATCCGCAACCCGGAGGTGTCTGCTGCCACCGCCCAGTTTTACGACAAGGTGGAATCGGTAGAGGCACTGGATGATCATCGAGTCAAAATCACCTTCTCCAGCCCCACCCCCGCCTGGGATGTTCCCTTCACCGGGCAGACGGGGATGATTTTGCCCCAGCATCACTACGCCGACTACAACGGCCTCAATGCCCGCGAAGCTCCGGCCAACCGCCAGCCCGTCGGCACTGGCCCCTACCAAGCCATCGGCTTTGAACCGGGCACCGTCATCTATGAAGCCAACCCCAACCATTGGGATGGCCGTCCGGCCTTTCGGCGGGTAGAACTTCAGGGCGGTATGGCTCCCTACGCAGCAGCGCGAGAGGTGCTGCAACGGGGCAGCGCCGACTTTGCCAACAACCTTCAGGTGGAAGCTGACGCCCTCGCCGCCCTCAAGCCCAACGCCCTAGGCGAGGTCTCCTATCTGTTCGGCTCCCAGGTCGAGCGAATTATGGTGAACTTTGCCAATCCCTTTGTTCGCACCGAGGCGGGGGAGCAGGCCAGTCCCCAAGTGCCCCACCCCTACTTCAGCGACTGGCGGGTACGGCAAGCCATCAACCTGGCTATCGACCGAGACACCATCGCGAAGGAACTCTATGGCCCCGCCGGAAAGCCCACCGCCCAGCTTTTGGTGGCCCCAGAGGAGTACCGAATTCCTGACCTAGCCTACGAATACAACCTGGTGAAGGCCAAGCTGCTGCTAGAGCAGGCGGGCTGGGTCGATTCTGACGGCGATGGCGTTCGTGACCGCAACGGCGTTCCCCTGGAGGTGTTGTTTCAGGCATCGGTGAACCCCGTGCGCCAGCGTACCCAAACCATCGTGGCCGACAGCCTGAAGGAACTGGGCGTGGGGGTGCAAATTTCCCGCGTGCGGGTGGATGAGTTCTTCTCGGCCAACCCTGAGCATACCAACAGCCTCAACCACTTCTATGCCGATATGCAGATTTACTCCATCGGCAACGAGAGCCCCGATCCCACCACCTACCTGAGCTGGTGGAGCTGCGACAAAATTGCTTCTATGGCCAACCAGTGGCAAGAACCCAACAACGCCCGCTACTGCAATCCTGAATACGACCGCCTGCTAGCCGAGGCCAGGGCCGAACTCGATCCCGACCAACGGGCCGCCCTGTTTCGGCAGATGAATGAAGTCCTCACCACCGACGTGGCCGTGATTCCTGTTGTGCATCGGGCCTTGGTGAACGCGGTGTCTAACCGCCTTGCCCCCGTGGAGTTTACCCCCTGGGACGCCAGCACCTGGAACATCAAAGACTGGGCCCTAGCCCCCGCTGAGCCCTCGGCGACCTCATCCGCCAACTAGCCCTTAGCCCATCGCTCCTAGACTGGGGCATCCCGGCGAGGGTTGGTCATGCCCTATGGAAATTACCCCAACAGCACCGGAGCAATTCCCTTCGGAAATGGCTGGGAATCGGGAGATGTTCTATAGGATGGGGACAGTGGTAGAGCGTTCAGCCAAGGGGAGCGTGATGGAGCCAGCGGGACAGAGAAATCAACGGCTGGGGGGGCGCTATCGCCTTTTGCGGCAAATTAACGGCGGCGGCTTTGGCCCTACGTACCTGGCGGAGGATACCCACCGCTTTCAAGAACTGTGCGTGCTGCGGGAGTTTAACCCCCAGGTGCAGGGGAAAGCAGCGCTGGATCAGGCCCAACTGCTGTTTGAGCGCGAAGCTAGCCTGCTCTATCAGTTGGATCATCCCCAAATTCCCCGGTTTCGGGAACTGCTGCGGGAGGAGAATCGGCTGTTTTTGGTGCAGGACTATGTGGAAGGCCCCACCTATCGCCAGGTGTTGGCCCGTCGGCAGGCCCAGGGGGGGCAGCTTTCCGCCGCCGAAGTGACACAGCTTTTGGCCCAGGTGTTGCCCGTCTTGCAATATCTGCACGGGTTGGGCATGGTTCACCGCGACATTTCCCCGGACAACCTGGTGCAGCGCAACGCCGATGGTCGCCCGGTACTGATCGACTTTGGCAGCGTTAAGCAACTGCTGGTGAATGTGCGGCACCAGATGGGGGTGCCCCAGCCCTACCTGTCTCCCAGCGGCACCCTAACCCGCCTAGGCCATGCCGGGTACATTCCTGAAACCCAGGAAAAGACCGGAATCGTCAGCCCGACGGACGACCTCTATGCCCTAGGCATGACGGCCCTGGTGCTGCTGACGGGCAAAGAGCCCAGCGAACTCTATGATGAGCGCAAGCAAGCCTGGATCTGGCCCGAACACATCGACATTCCAGATCGGCTGCGGCAAACCCTAGAGCAGATGGTGGCCAAGGATTTGGCCCAGCGGCCCACCTCGGCGACCCAGGTGATGGCGATGCTCAATGTGGCCAACCCCTACGACCTCTCTGCCGCCGATGGGGCCACCCTGCCGATTCGGATGCAGCCCCTAGTGCCACCACCACCCGATTTGCCCCCGCCCTCGACCGTGGTTGCGCCGCCCCCCCGTCGTTTTCTCCGGCCCCTCAGTCCGCCGCCCACTCCGGTCTATCCCCCTCCCGGCGGCGTTCAGGGAACTGCGGACGCCCATCCTCCTAACCTCAACAACTCTGGCCCCGTCTATCCCAGCCCGGTCTATCCCGACCCGACCTACCGTGTGCCACCCCAACGCGCGCCCATTCTGTCGCAAAAGTCTGGCCAAGCTGGAGGTTGGCTGGCGTTGGCTGGAATCGCCCTCGTGCTGGGCATGGCGGCAGGGCTAGGCTGGTGGCTCGATCCCTTCGGTTGGCGAGAACCAGAGGTAGCGGATACGGGCGGCAACGGCGGCACAAGCTCCAACCTCAGTGAGGCGGAGCAGGCCCGCAAACAGGCGATTCGCGACCGGGCTACGGCCCTAGGGGTGAACTGGGCTTACCTCGTCAGCCTCACCGATCAATTTTTCTTTGAGCAAAACCCCACCTTGCAGGGCACCCAGCTCACCGACCAACCCCAAGACGCCCCCCTGCGGGAGGAATGGGACGCCCTTGCCACCGCCCACCTCGACCGCATCGAAACCCACCTCAGCCCAGAGGCCAGGGGCAAACTGGGGCGCTATAACCCCGCCGACCAAGACCGCTGGCAGCGCCAGGTCAACGAGCGCTACGTCAGCCGCAAAGCCCTGGAGGACTTAACCAACGCCCGGTTCCAGTCGATTTTTCCAGGACGCGCCCAGGCGGGTTTTGTGGAAACCCCGGTGGATCAATTTCGGCTGGCCTTGGCCCAAGATCGCGTCACTGCCATTACCAGCGGCGAGGCATTGACGGAAATCCGCTTTGAACCAGGCCGCTTTGACCACCAGGCGTCGGGCAACCTCGCCCCCGGTGATGGCCAGATCTACATCCTCAACCTGCGCCAGGGCCAACTGATGCGGGTCAATCTCCAAGCTCCACCCGACGACGCCCGTCTCTCAATCTACGTCCCCATCCCCACGCCGGAACTACCCTATATCCTGGCTAGCGCCGCCCAAACCACCTGGGCCGGAGAACTGCCCCAGTCGGGCTATTACGAAATTGTGGTGACGTCCCAAACTGGGGAACCCACTAACTTCAACCTCACGGTGGGGGTAGATAATGTGACCGACGCCGCCCCCGACCCACCCCCCGCCAAGACCCAGTGATGCGTCCACCCTAGAACAACCGCCAAGACGGCTGTTCTACATTGCTGTTCTACATTAGGGTTGTGATCCTGACTGACAAAAGATTCTGCGTCGGGTGCGAAAACCGCGCCCTTACAGGCTTAAATTCACGTAGGGATCAGGTCTCCTGATCCTTTGGCAGATATGGGTTCTAGCAAGTTTTGTCAGTCCACCAGGTTGTGATCTACTAAAGGGTTTTCTGGGAAAAAGCAGCGTCTACTCACGGATCACCTAGGATCGCTATAGAGAAGCAAAGATAATTAGTCGGGAAGGGAGGGCCGCATGGCCGATGAGAGTAAAGGGTTTAAGATTGTTAGCGACAACCGCCAAGCCCGCCACGAGTATGAAATTCTCGAAACCTACGAAGCGGGGATTGAACTGCTGGGTTCTGAGGTGAAGTCTATTCGCCAGGGCAAGGTGAACCTGCGGGACGGCTTTGCCCAGCTTAAGGATGGGGAACTGTGGCTTCAGAACATCCACATTTCGCCCCACACCATGACCAACAAAGCCTACAACCACGAGGCCAAACGCCCCCGACGGCTGTTGATGCACCGCGACGAAATCCGCAAGCTGATCGGTAAAGTGGAACAAAAGGGCCTGACCCTGGTGCCGCTGAAAATGTACCTAAAGGGCGGCTGGATTAAGGTCAGCATTGCCCTGGCACGAGGCAAAAAGCTCCACGACAAACGGGAATCCCTCAAGCGCAAGCAGGAGAAACGGGAGACGGATCGCGCCCTCAGTAGTCGGGGGTAGGCTCTTTATCGTCCGAGGTTGCCCTCACCCCCAGCCCCTCTCCCTCCTGGGAGAGGGGAGCCGGAAAGTGTTGCAAAGTCCCTCTCCCGTGGGGAGAGGGATTTAGGGTGAGGGCCACTTCGGACACTAGGGTACGGAGTTTTACCGAGCCGGGATGAAGCTGGGGGCCACATCCACCGGACGGTAGCCAGCGGCAATGCACAGGGCCATGGAGTCGGTGGTGGCGATTTCGGCGACGAGGGCGGTGTCAATCACGCAGTCGGCATAGCGCACGGGCAGAATGCTGCGGTGGCAGTGGTTCAGTACGGCGGCGGAGTTGGGTACGTCCAAAAACCCGTGGATATCCACCACGCAGGAGGCCACTTCCAGAGGCCGACGATCTCGACTACAGGCGGCGAGGGCAGCTTCGGCACTGAGTTCGGTAACAGCCGTGACATCAAAGACGCAACTGGAGACCTGTTCGGGCCGGAGGGCACTGGCGCAGGCGGAGGCTACGGCTTCGGCAGAAAGCCCGACTTCTAGCAAATCCGTCA contains:
- a CDS encoding response regulator transcription factor — protein: MAKEAVGAVHRPQEAERILVIDDEVLIRETVALALTDEGYQVVMAESGQQAMELIFPSPSQTALQVDLAIIDLMLPGVNGLDICRMMRHHHLDTPILILSARSSELDRVVGLEVGADDYLPKPFGMRELVARCRALLRRSQWATPAVGNTVLTCQDIVLYQEQCRVVVAGQEVALSPKEFRLLELLMRMPNRVWSREELIQAVWGEDFMGDRKTVDVHIRWLREKIEPDPSRPRYVITLRGFGYRFG
- the ureE gene encoding urease accessory protein UreE, producing MQTQPVLTVTQILSADPAAVVVAELALTAEERTRSRHRFVATDGTPVQLQLPRGSVVRGNSLLSTAEGQRVRVVAKAEPVLQVTAASAWSLMRAAYHLGNRHVPLEITPHSLRLEPDSVLEAMLNQLGDLTVQTLTLPFEPEAGAYQSSHAHSPPTHHPHTHSSHNHGSHHHDN
- a CDS encoding peptide ABC transporter substrate-binding protein — protein: MGQAVMVKAGWRVVMTLATGMALLGAVACSPLGLGESATPPAEADVAPVSRDPNTLRLLYGRSVVTLNPHLATGYQDFEAARLSYEPLASHNQAGELIPFLAAEIPTEDNGGLSEDGTSVIWTLRRDVTWADGEPFTAEDVVFTFDFIRNPEVSAATAQFYDKVESVEALDDHRVKITFSSPTPAWDVPFTGQTGMILPQHHYADYNGLNAREAPANRQPVGTGPYQAIGFEPGTVIYEANPNHWDGRPAFRRVELQGGMAPYAAAREVLQRGSADFANNLQVEADALAALKPNALGEVSYLFGSQVERIMVNFANPFVRTEAGEQASPQVPHPYFSDWRVRQAINLAIDRDTIAKELYGPAGKPTAQLLVAPEEYRIPDLAYEYNLVKAKLLLEQAGWVDSDGDGVRDRNGVPLEVLFQASVNPVRQRTQTIVADSLKELGVGVQISRVRVDEFFSANPEHTNSLNHFYADMQIYSIGNESPDPTTYLSWWSCDKIASMANQWQEPNNARYCNPEYDRLLAEARAELDPDQRAALFRQMNEVLTTDVAVIPVVHRALVNAVSNRLAPVEFTPWDASTWNIKDWALAPAEPSATSSAN
- a CDS encoding photosystem II S4 domain protein, whose translation is MFWYNPLPMLPKDDLLKSVENRDCLARLLDQAEQAIKTWDIVVTDFLSPPERVEAESLFQRLTDVHLLGWGGYPQAERQRLAIARSDLPLDASHIPLALVSLAGNFMFDPATHRDFLGSLLGTGLVRDKVGDIIVLGERGAQAIVVPELVDFLTLHLTQVRSVPVKTQMIAWDDLKVRPPQTKDLTTVEASLRLDAVASAGFGMSRSKMADLISGGDVRVNWKTITQPSHTLASGDLVAIRGKGRLSIGDVAVTKKERYRVNLTRYI
- a CDS encoding YciI family protein, translating into MPWFVKIEKGIVDKSTFDQQVPAHGAYVKDLIAQGHQAKTGYWAEYGGGMLLFWAASRAEAEGIVAADPLIVHGCVTYELHEWRIVVE
- a CDS encoding urease accessory protein UreF translates to MLAPSSTPPPALAMETSPALLRLLQLASPALPVGAYSYSEGLETLINQGMTCPDALGQWLEQELALGLVRVEATYLYRLYSAVRAEDWPQVAADNRWLSALRDSEESRNQSWATGRALARLTQDLHPELSPALATIGQPCNFVVSFAVLASHWEIPASAAVLGYLQSWATNLVTAAVKLVPLGQTQGQRMLIELNVPIQTTALQCAAIDPDDLALGGWGASLASMQHETLYSRLFRS
- a CDS encoding FKBP-type peptidyl-prolyl cis-trans isomerase; the encoded protein is MREILISLGILAACCVVLLVAQISPGAKDAVAANLTSAPVVETSPVATEAPVQIAQAAADLTLDDSETPATMTDETPITTESGLQYVDIVEGTGAMPQAGQRVTVHYTGTLEDGTKFDSSRDRGRPFTFQIGVGQVIKGWDEGVGTMRVGGQRKLVIPSELGYGSRGAGGVIPPNATLIFDVELLRIG